One region of Mesobacillus boroniphilus genomic DNA includes:
- the rpoZ gene encoding DNA-directed RNA polymerase subunit omega — translation MLNPSIDSLMTKIDSKYSLVSVAAKRARSMQVHMDAKLDKYVSHKFVGKALEEINAEKLHFKTAGSHEELNINE, via the coding sequence ATGCTTAATCCTTCTATTGACTCTTTAATGACAAAAATTGATTCAAAATATTCCTTAGTATCGGTTGCAGCAAAGCGCGCGCGCAGCATGCAGGTCCACATGGATGCTAAATTAGATAAGTATGTTTCCCATAAATTTGTTGGCAAGGCACTTGAAGAAATCAATGCAGAAAAGCTTCACTTCAAGACAGCAGGAAGCCATGAAGAGTTAAATATCAACGAATAA
- a CDS encoding DedA family protein produces MEQVIQLLKNIDTSLHYYINEFGAAIYILLFLMVYFKTAFVILTFLPGDSMVFASGTLAATGDLDFKSLFMLFVAATVLGDSQNFFIGKQLGKLNSENHFLYRLTSDKSIGKAKDFLSDYGRIAITSSRFVPLMRTSVPFVSGYTGYEFRTFLSYNLIGGLIWTTFWLTTGFILGNIPWVEENLFFTLMMVSSAAFIPAIIGFVKQYKKKKEALA; encoded by the coding sequence TTGGAACAGGTCATTCAGTTGCTAAAAAACATTGATACGAGTCTCCACTACTATATTAATGAGTTTGGGGCAGCCATTTATATACTATTGTTTTTGATGGTTTACTTTAAAACGGCTTTTGTAATCCTGACATTTTTGCCGGGGGATTCAATGGTCTTCGCAAGCGGCACTCTGGCGGCTACCGGAGATCTGGATTTTAAAAGCTTGTTTATGCTTTTTGTGGCTGCAACTGTATTGGGTGACAGTCAGAATTTCTTCATTGGCAAGCAGCTCGGGAAGTTAAATTCGGAAAACCATTTTCTATACCGTTTAACATCAGATAAATCGATCGGCAAGGCTAAGGATTTTTTATCTGACTATGGAAGGATAGCCATTACCTCCTCACGGTTTGTCCCGCTCATGAGAACCTCTGTCCCATTTGTTTCAGGATATACTGGATATGAATTTAGAACATTCTTAAGCTACAACCTTATTGGAGGACTAATCTGGACGACATTCTGGCTGACAACAGGTTTTATCCTCGGAAATATTCCTTGGGTAGAGGAGAATTTATTCTTTACGCTGATGATGGTCTCTTCAGCGGCATTCATACCCGCTATCATCGGCTTTGTAAAACAGTATAAAAAGAAAAAAGAGGCATTAGCCTGA
- the pyrE gene encoding orotate phosphoribosyltransferase produces the protein MKKEVAEALLEIEAVSLQPENPFTWSSGLKSPIYCDNRLTLSYPAVRRKVAEGLKNLISEHFPEAEMVAGTATAGIPHAAWVSELLDLPMSYVRSKAKGHGKGNQIEGKVTEGQKVVVVEDLISTGGSVIEAVQALREAGCDVVGVVAIFTYEMEKGIQQLDSANISAYSLTDFTTLANLAEEKGLITKENLYSLAEWRKNPSEWGTSKNK, from the coding sequence ATGAAAAAAGAAGTAGCAGAAGCATTGCTTGAGATCGAAGCCGTCAGCCTTCAGCCAGAAAATCCATTTACGTGGTCATCTGGATTGAAGTCACCGATATATTGCGACAACCGCCTGACTCTTTCATACCCCGCAGTTCGCAGGAAAGTTGCCGAGGGACTGAAAAACTTGATTTCCGAGCATTTTCCTGAGGCAGAAATGGTCGCCGGTACGGCTACCGCCGGAATCCCGCATGCTGCATGGGTAAGCGAACTACTTGATTTGCCAATGAGCTATGTTCGCTCGAAAGCAAAGGGACACGGAAAAGGGAATCAGATTGAAGGAAAGGTGACCGAAGGCCAGAAGGTTGTCGTGGTTGAAGATCTAATCTCAACTGGAGGAAGCGTCATTGAGGCAGTCCAGGCGTTACGCGAAGCAGGGTGCGATGTAGTCGGGGTTGTAGCGATTTTTACATATGAAATGGAAAAAGGGATACAGCAGTTGGACTCAGCAAATATTTCCGCGTATTCCCTGACCGACTTTACGACTCTTGCAAACCTAGCAGAGGAAAAAGGACTGATCACGAAGGAAAATCTTTACAGCCTGGCAGAATGGCGGAAAAATCCATCTGAATGGGGAACCTCTAAAAATAAATGA
- the remA gene encoding extracellular matrix/biofilm regulator RemA: MAIKLINIGFGNIVSANRIISIVSPESAPIKRIIQDARDRGSLIDATYGRRTRAVIVMDSDHVILSAVQPETVAHRLNDRDDIIDEG, translated from the coding sequence ATGGCAATAAAGCTTATAAATATAGGCTTCGGCAATATTGTTTCAGCCAACAGGATCATTTCGATCGTAAGTCCTGAATCAGCTCCGATAAAACGGATCATCCAGGACGCACGCGACCGTGGGTCACTAATAGATGCTACATACGGAAGAAGGACAAGGGCAGTCATCGTCATGGACAGCGACCATGTCATTCTCTCTGCGGTACAGCCAGAAACGGTAGCTCACCGCCTGAATGACCGTGATGATATTATTGATGAAGGGTAG
- a CDS encoding Rqc2 family fibronectin-binding protein, which produces MSFDGLFTRAITNELNSLLKGGRINKIHQPYKNEIILAVRANGVNHKLLLSAHPSYARVQITNEQYDNPNEPPMFCMLLRKHLEGFIIEDIKQAGLDRMIIFEVKGRNEIGDISYKQLIVEIMGRHSNIIIVDKNRNMILDSIKHVSFAVNTHRAIMPGQEYVMPPQQEKMNPFEAQEEDVLRLIDFNAGKIDKQLVSNFAGVSPVLAREIVFKAGLANRTTIPTAFISVMSQLREHNYKPSITNGSNKEAFYLMPLEYLQGEAKSFDSLSSLLDRFYFGKAERDRVKQQGNDLERLIANEKEKNEKKIKKLETTLEDAKMAEQFQLYGELLTANIYKVKKGMKEITVVNYYDEDGASITIPLEPRKTPSENAQRYFTRYQKAKNSVNIVKEQIEIAKAEVSYFDSLLQQVEAASPKDIEEIREELIEGGYIRARQKKGNKNKQNLKPLLEKYRSSDDTEILVGKNNKQNDYLTNKVAARDEIWLHTKDIPGSHVVIRSKEPSEETILEAAQIAAYFSKARNSSSVPVDFTKVRHVKKPAGAKPGFVIYEQQQTVYVTPDEDIILKLKQ; this is translated from the coding sequence ATGTCATTTGACGGATTGTTTACGAGAGCCATTACGAACGAACTAAATTCTCTCCTTAAGGGAGGACGAATCAATAAAATACACCAGCCTTATAAAAATGAGATTATCCTGGCTGTAAGGGCAAACGGTGTTAACCATAAACTCCTTTTGTCTGCTCACCCAAGCTACGCCAGGGTCCAGATCACAAACGAGCAATACGATAATCCTAATGAACCGCCAATGTTCTGTATGCTTCTGCGCAAGCACCTTGAAGGGTTCATTATAGAAGACATCAAACAGGCCGGCCTTGACCGGATGATTATTTTTGAAGTAAAAGGAAGAAATGAAATCGGCGATATATCCTACAAACAGCTGATTGTTGAAATCATGGGACGGCACAGTAATATTATCATCGTCGATAAAAACAGGAACATGATTCTTGACAGCATCAAGCATGTTTCATTTGCCGTGAATACGCACAGGGCGATCATGCCTGGGCAAGAGTATGTGATGCCTCCCCAACAGGAAAAAATGAACCCGTTTGAGGCTCAAGAAGAAGATGTGTTAAGGCTAATCGATTTTAACGCAGGCAAAATCGATAAGCAGCTAGTTTCAAATTTTGCGGGAGTGTCACCAGTATTGGCCAGGGAAATAGTCTTTAAAGCTGGCCTTGCAAATCGCACGACCATTCCAACGGCCTTCATTTCTGTGATGAGTCAGCTCAGGGAACATAACTACAAACCTTCGATCACAAATGGCAGCAATAAAGAAGCATTTTACCTGATGCCGCTTGAATATTTGCAGGGTGAAGCAAAATCCTTCGATTCCCTGAGCAGCCTGCTCGACCGTTTTTATTTTGGCAAAGCCGAACGTGATCGAGTCAAGCAGCAGGGAAATGACCTTGAGCGTCTGATAGCTAATGAAAAAGAGAAGAATGAGAAGAAGATCAAAAAGCTTGAAACGACTCTTGAAGATGCGAAAATGGCTGAACAGTTCCAATTATATGGAGAGCTGCTGACTGCTAACATTTATAAGGTCAAAAAGGGCATGAAGGAAATTACCGTTGTTAATTATTATGATGAAGACGGTGCTTCGATCACAATTCCGCTGGAGCCGCGGAAAACACCTTCGGAAAATGCCCAAAGATACTTTACCAGATATCAAAAGGCCAAGAACTCCGTCAATATTGTAAAAGAACAAATTGAAATAGCCAAAGCTGAGGTATCCTACTTCGATTCTCTCCTCCAGCAGGTTGAGGCTGCTTCACCTAAGGATATTGAGGAAATCAGGGAAGAATTGATTGAGGGCGGTTATATCAGAGCCCGTCAGAAAAAAGGAAATAAAAACAAGCAAAACCTAAAGCCGCTGCTTGAAAAATACCGCTCTTCCGATGATACAGAAATCCTCGTCGGGAAAAATAATAAACAAAATGATTACCTAACAAACAAGGTAGCGGCACGAGATGAAATATGGCTCCATACAAAAGATATTCCGGGATCGCATGTGGTCATCCGCAGCAAGGAGCCATCGGAAGAAACAATTCTAGAAGCAGCCCAGATTGCGGCTTATTTCAGCAAAGCAAGGAATTCCAGCTCCGTTCCTGTCGACTTCACCAAGGTGCGTCATGTGAAGAAGCCAGCCGGTGCAAAGCCTGGGTTCGTAATTTACGAACAGCAGCAGACCGTTTACGTCACGCCGGACGAAGACATAATACTGAAATTGAAACAGTAA
- a CDS encoding calcium-translocating P-type ATPase, SERCA-type — protein sequence MKFHEMNENEIASALRTDFTEGLEEKEVKRRHEQHGYNALAEGEKQSALLLFFSQFKDFMVLVLLAATLISGLLGEMVDAIAIIAIVLVNGILGFFQERKAEKSLDALKELSAPQVHALRDGEWSKIPSKDVVPGDILKFTSGDRIGADIRLIESRSLEIEESALTGESVPVQKNTSPLRIPNPGLGDMENMAFMGTMVTRGSGTGVVVATGMKTAMGQIADLLQTADTQETPLQRRLEQLGKILITAALFLTLLVVGIGVLQGHDLYTMFLAGVSLAVAAIPEGLPAIVTVALSLGVQRMIRKNAIVRKLPAVETLGCASVICSDKTGTLTQNKMTVTHLWSGNKTWTVDGVGYSPTGLFFHKDKSVDPQNEKSLQQLLTFGMLCNHAEMIEKEGEYTIDGDPTEGALLVAAMKAGYRRENLLNQFEIVNEFPFDSKRKMMSMIVKDKTGRKFAVVKGAPDVLIGLSDSILWEDRQQHLTKDLTAKVQGAINELAGNALRTIAIAFKPISQNTVVLHENEAEKGLTFIGLQGMIDPPRPEVKTAVKECRDAGIKTVMITGDHVITAKAIAKQLGILTKDSKVLDGKALSEMSVSELEALVDDVSVFARVSPEHKLKIVKALQNRGHIVAMTGDGVNDAPAIKAADIGVAMGITGTDVAKEASSLVLLDDNFATIKAAIKEGRNIYENIRKFIRYLLASNVGEILVMLFAMILGLPLPLVPIQILWVNLVTDGLPAMALGLDQPEENVMKRAPRHPKEGVFARGLGWKVVSRGFLIGLITLFAFLIVYNRNPDDLVYAQTIAFTTLVMAQLIHVFDCRSEKSIFARNPFENKYLVWAVISSLVMVLAVIYSPVLQPIFHTVPILAIDWLLILGLSAIPTFLLAGTFFARKTKRNMI from the coding sequence ATGAAGTTCCATGAGATGAATGAAAATGAAATAGCTAGTGCCTTAAGAACAGATTTTACAGAAGGATTGGAAGAAAAGGAAGTAAAACGCAGACATGAACAGCATGGATATAATGCATTGGCCGAGGGGGAGAAACAATCGGCCCTGTTATTATTCTTCAGCCAGTTCAAGGATTTCATGGTACTGGTTCTTCTTGCAGCAACATTGATATCCGGCCTTCTCGGTGAAATGGTTGATGCGATCGCCATCATAGCCATTGTTCTCGTAAATGGAATTCTAGGATTTTTCCAGGAGAGGAAGGCGGAAAAATCACTTGATGCCCTGAAAGAGCTTTCCGCTCCGCAAGTTCATGCTTTGCGTGATGGAGAGTGGTCCAAGATTCCTTCAAAGGATGTCGTGCCAGGCGATATCCTTAAATTTACAAGCGGAGACAGAATCGGTGCGGATATCCGCTTGATCGAATCCAGAAGTCTTGAAATTGAAGAATCAGCACTAACGGGAGAGTCTGTTCCAGTACAAAAAAATACAAGTCCGTTGAGGATTCCTAACCCGGGACTGGGCGATATGGAAAATATGGCGTTCATGGGCACGATGGTTACAAGGGGAAGTGGCACTGGTGTTGTCGTTGCTACGGGAATGAAAACAGCAATGGGCCAGATCGCTGACTTGCTGCAAACGGCTGATACACAGGAAACACCTCTGCAGCGCAGACTTGAACAGCTAGGTAAAATTCTGATTACAGCGGCTCTTTTCTTAACATTATTGGTAGTAGGAATTGGCGTTCTTCAGGGGCATGATTTATATACAATGTTCCTGGCAGGAGTCAGTTTGGCAGTAGCTGCCATCCCGGAAGGCCTTCCGGCGATCGTAACCGTAGCATTGTCACTTGGTGTCCAAAGAATGATCAGGAAGAATGCGATCGTCCGGAAGCTGCCGGCAGTGGAGACTCTGGGCTGTGCATCTGTCATTTGTTCTGATAAAACAGGCACGTTGACGCAAAACAAAATGACGGTCACCCATCTGTGGAGCGGCAATAAAACTTGGACTGTCGATGGTGTAGGATACTCACCAACAGGGTTGTTCTTTCATAAAGATAAAAGCGTGGACCCGCAAAATGAAAAATCACTGCAGCAGCTGCTGACATTTGGTATGCTTTGCAACCACGCTGAAATGATTGAAAAAGAGGGTGAGTACACAATAGATGGTGACCCTACTGAGGGTGCCCTTCTGGTTGCAGCAATGAAAGCTGGCTACAGGAGAGAGAACTTACTCAACCAGTTCGAAATTGTTAATGAGTTCCCATTCGATTCCAAGCGGAAAATGATGAGCATGATCGTGAAAGATAAAACTGGACGGAAATTCGCTGTTGTAAAAGGCGCACCGGATGTCCTGATTGGATTAAGTGATTCAATACTTTGGGAGGATAGACAACAGCACCTGACAAAGGATTTGACTGCCAAAGTCCAGGGTGCGATTAACGAGCTGGCAGGCAACGCATTGAGAACCATAGCGATTGCCTTCAAACCCATCTCGCAAAACACAGTAGTCCTTCATGAGAACGAAGCGGAAAAAGGCCTGACTTTCATCGGATTGCAGGGTATGATCGACCCGCCGCGTCCTGAAGTGAAGACAGCTGTTAAAGAATGTCGCGATGCAGGGATCAAAACAGTGATGATTACTGGTGATCATGTAATAACCGCTAAGGCGATTGCAAAGCAGTTAGGTATTTTGACCAAAGATAGCAAGGTATTGGATGGAAAGGCATTATCAGAGATGTCCGTTTCGGAGCTGGAAGCTCTCGTCGATGATGTCTCGGTTTTTGCCAGAGTTTCTCCTGAACATAAGCTTAAGATTGTTAAGGCTTTGCAAAACAGAGGACATATCGTCGCCATGACAGGCGATGGCGTAAACGATGCGCCGGCCATTAAAGCTGCGGATATTGGGGTGGCAATGGGGATTACAGGTACAGATGTAGCGAAGGAAGCCTCTTCCCTCGTGCTTCTGGATGATAACTTTGCCACTATTAAAGCAGCCATCAAAGAAGGCCGGAATATCTATGAAAATATCAGAAAGTTCATCAGGTATCTCCTTGCTTCCAATGTTGGGGAGATTTTGGTCATGCTATTCGCGATGATACTGGGTTTACCTCTACCGCTTGTACCTATCCAAATTCTGTGGGTGAACCTGGTAACAGATGGACTGCCTGCGATGGCTCTAGGGCTTGACCAGCCTGAGGAAAATGTGATGAAAAGAGCGCCGCGCCATCCTAAGGAGGGGGTATTTGCCCGTGGGTTAGGATGGAAAGTCGTATCAAGAGGTTTCTTGATTGGATTGATAACTTTATTCGCATTCTTGATCGTCTATAATAGAAATCCGGATGACTTGGTATATGCCCAGACGATTGCATTTACTACACTCGTGATGGCCCAGCTGATCCACGTATTCGACTGCCGAAGCGAAAAATCAATCTTCGCCCGCAACCCGTTTGAAAATAAATATTTAGTTTGGGCCGTCATCTCATCGTTGGTCATGGTCCTTGCCGTTATTTATTCACCTGTCTTGCAGCCGATATTCCATACAGTTCCAATACTGGCGATTGATTGGTTATTAATCCTTGGTTTATCGGCAATTCCTACATTTTTGCTTGCGGGAACATTTTTTGCAAGAAAAACAAAGAGAAATATGATATAA
- the pyrF gene encoding orotidine-5'-phosphate decarboxylase: MKDSLIIALDFPGKNQVVEFLKPFEQEQLFVKVGMELFYSEGPAIIEELKKQGHQIFLDLKLHDIPNTVKSSMKVLAGLGCDLVNVHAAGGSEMMSAAIEGLESGTAFGQQRPYCIAVTQLTSTSEIQVKQEQQIGVGLQESVLNYAKLAQSSGLDGVVCSPHEAGLIHERLGPDFITVTPGIRPAESALQDQKRTATPEFARTQGVSAIVVGRPITRASNPLESYLAIKNEWKGVYQ; the protein is encoded by the coding sequence ATGAAAGACTCGCTTATTATCGCCCTTGATTTTCCTGGGAAAAACCAGGTCGTGGAGTTCCTGAAGCCATTTGAGCAGGAACAGTTATTTGTGAAGGTCGGGATGGAGCTCTTCTATTCGGAAGGACCGGCCATTATCGAGGAGTTGAAAAAGCAAGGACACCAAATCTTCCTGGATTTGAAGCTCCACGATATCCCCAATACTGTAAAGAGCTCAATGAAGGTGCTCGCCGGACTGGGATGTGACCTTGTCAATGTACATGCTGCTGGAGGATCTGAGATGATGAGCGCTGCAATAGAGGGCCTGGAATCAGGCACAGCATTTGGACAACAAAGACCTTACTGCATTGCAGTTACCCAGCTCACCAGTACATCTGAAATTCAGGTTAAACAGGAACAACAAATTGGAGTAGGCTTGCAGGAATCGGTATTGAATTATGCGAAACTAGCACAAAGTTCTGGTCTCGATGGGGTGGTTTGTTCCCCGCATGAAGCTGGATTGATTCATGAGCGGTTAGGACCGGATTTTATCACGGTCACCCCGGGCATTCGTCCAGCGGAAAGTGCTCTTCAGGACCAGAAGCGGACAGCAACGCCTGAATTTGCAAGAACGCAAGGTGTATCCGCAATCGTTGTCGGCAGACCGATTACACGTGCTTCAAATCCCCTCGAGAGCTATTTGGCGATCAAAAATGAATGGAAGGGTGTATATCAATGA
- the gmk gene encoding guanylate kinase: protein MQEKGLLIVLSGPSGVGKGTVRKELFSQPDTAFEYSVSATTRLPREGEQNGVDYFFKTREEFEEMIKQDQLLEYAEFVGNYYGTPVEYVRATLDAGRDVFLEIEVQGASQVRKKFPEGLFIFLAPPSLSELENRIVTRGTETEEIIKGRMKAAREELEMMELYDYVVENDHIENAADRVKSIVVAEHCRRERVQHRYKKMLEVE from the coding sequence ATGCAGGAAAAAGGATTGTTGATTGTTCTTTCAGGACCATCAGGGGTTGGCAAAGGAACGGTCCGGAAAGAATTATTTTCCCAGCCGGATACAGCTTTTGAATATTCCGTGTCCGCGACAACGAGGCTGCCGCGTGAAGGGGAGCAAAACGGAGTAGATTATTTCTTCAAGACCAGGGAAGAATTTGAAGAAATGATCAAACAGGACCAATTGCTAGAGTATGCAGAGTTTGTTGGCAATTACTATGGGACTCCAGTTGAGTACGTACGCGCAACGCTCGATGCAGGAAGGGATGTTTTCCTTGAGATTGAAGTTCAAGGAGCAAGCCAGGTAAGGAAGAAATTCCCGGAGGGGCTATTCATTTTCCTAGCGCCACCTAGCCTTTCAGAGCTTGAAAACCGGATCGTGACACGTGGCACAGAAACGGAAGAAATCATCAAAGGCAGGATGAAAGCTGCAAGAGAAGAACTTGAAATGATGGAATTATATGATTATGTGGTTGAAAACGACCATATTGAAAACGCAGCCGACCGAGTTAAGTCAATCGTTGTGGCGGAACACTGCCGCAGGGAACGAGTTCAACATCGTTATAAAAAAATGCTGGAGGTAGAATAA
- the coaBC gene encoding bifunctional phosphopantothenoylcysteine decarboxylase/phosphopantothenate--cysteine ligase CoaBC, with protein MLNGKKILLCVTGGIAVYKGAALTSKLTQAGAEVKVILSDSAAKFVTPLTFQALSRSEVYTDTFDEKNPENIAHIHLADWADLIIVAPATANIIGKLANGIADNMISTTLLAATAPVWVAPAMNVHMYQHPAVQKNMETLRSFGYEFIEPGEGYLACGYTGKGRLEEPETIVELAGQFFNKQDGELSGKTFLITAGPTREKIDPVRFLTNHSTGKMGYALAGEAVKMGARVVLVSGPVNLEPPSGAELIKVESAEEMYQAALGHFGEADVLIGTAAVADYRPKYIYEEKMKKKEGDQALELERTKDILFELGQKKKGQVIVGFAAETNDVENHAKGKLARKNADMIVANNVKQEGAGFGADTNIVTIYKKDGTIIELPLMSKSDVARNILTEVVQWLKKDESL; from the coding sequence ATGCTGAACGGTAAAAAAATTCTATTGTGCGTGACCGGTGGGATCGCTGTATATAAGGGTGCTGCGCTGACGAGCAAGTTGACACAGGCAGGCGCGGAAGTGAAGGTAATCCTGAGTGATTCCGCAGCTAAATTCGTAACTCCGCTCACTTTTCAGGCATTGTCCAGAAGTGAAGTTTATACAGATACATTCGATGAAAAAAATCCTGAAAATATAGCCCATATCCATTTAGCTGATTGGGCTGATTTGATTATAGTTGCTCCGGCAACAGCCAACATCATTGGCAAACTTGCTAACGGGATTGCTGATAATATGATTTCTACTACACTCCTGGCAGCGACTGCACCTGTATGGGTTGCACCAGCGATGAATGTACATATGTATCAACACCCTGCTGTCCAGAAAAACATGGAAACACTCAGGAGCTTCGGTTATGAATTTATTGAACCGGGAGAAGGGTATTTAGCCTGTGGATACACAGGTAAGGGCCGTCTTGAGGAACCGGAGACAATCGTGGAGCTTGCTGGCCAGTTTTTCAATAAACAGGACGGGGAACTTTCGGGGAAAACTTTCTTGATTACTGCCGGGCCTACGAGGGAAAAAATCGATCCTGTCCGCTTCCTCACCAATCATTCAACTGGCAAGATGGGGTATGCGTTAGCAGGGGAAGCTGTGAAAATGGGGGCAAGAGTGGTCCTTGTTTCGGGGCCGGTCAACCTTGAACCTCCAAGTGGAGCTGAATTGATCAAAGTAGAAAGTGCTGAGGAAATGTACCAGGCTGCCCTGGGACATTTCGGGGAAGCTGATGTCCTTATTGGAACCGCGGCGGTTGCGGATTACCGGCCGAAGTATATATATGAAGAGAAAATGAAGAAAAAAGAAGGCGACCAGGCTCTAGAGCTTGAAAGAACGAAGGATATTCTTTTCGAGCTTGGACAAAAAAAGAAGGGCCAGGTTATTGTAGGGTTCGCAGCCGAAACTAATGATGTCGAAAACCATGCGAAGGGCAAACTTGCCAGAAAAAACGCAGACATGATTGTGGCGAATAACGTCAAGCAGGAAGGGGCTGGCTTTGGCGCAGATACGAATATTGTTACCATTTACAAAAAGGATGGTACAATCATCGAACTGCCTTTGATGTCAAAATCAGATGTAGCCAGAAATATTCTTACCGAAGTTGTCCAGTGGTTAAAAAAGGATGAAAGCTTATGA
- a CDS encoding dihydroorotate dehydrogenase: protein MSLLSIQLPGLNLKNPVMPASGCFGFGREFSQLYDLSRLGAIMVKATTPEPRFGNPTPRVAETSGGMLNAIGLQNPGLEKVFNEELPWLEQFDVPIIANIAGSTEDDYVKVAEQLSKAPNVHALELNISCPNVKTGGIAFGTDPEMAKALTRKVKEVSEVPVYVKLSPNVTDIVNIARAVEDGGADGLTMINTLLGMRIDLMTGQPILANKTGGLSGPSVKPVAIRMIYEVSQRVSIPIIGMGGIQSAEDVIEFFLAGASAAAVGTQNFVDPYICPKIIDELPEIIAKLGADHISELTGRSWKKNERLAYYRP, encoded by the coding sequence ATGAGTTTGCTATCGATCCAGCTGCCAGGGCTCAATTTGAAGAACCCTGTAATGCCGGCTTCAGGTTGCTTTGGTTTTGGGCGAGAGTTCAGCCAATTATATGATTTGAGTAGGCTTGGGGCAATCATGGTAAAAGCGACAACTCCAGAACCACGATTCGGAAATCCCACTCCAAGGGTTGCCGAGACGTCCGGCGGGATGTTGAATGCGATTGGCCTGCAAAACCCTGGACTTGAGAAAGTCTTCAATGAAGAGCTTCCATGGCTTGAGCAGTTTGATGTGCCAATCATTGCGAACATTGCTGGTTCAACGGAGGATGATTACGTAAAGGTAGCAGAACAATTGTCTAAGGCTCCGAATGTCCATGCACTTGAATTGAACATTTCCTGTCCTAATGTAAAAACAGGCGGGATTGCATTTGGTACGGATCCGGAGATGGCCAAGGCGCTGACAAGAAAGGTAAAAGAAGTATCTGAAGTGCCTGTATATGTAAAACTTTCTCCGAATGTTACAGACATTGTAAATATCGCCAGGGCAGTTGAGGATGGCGGTGCAGATGGCCTTACGATGATCAACACTTTACTTGGCATGAGAATCGACCTTATGACAGGGCAGCCGATTCTAGCGAATAAAACCGGCGGATTGTCTGGCCCTTCCGTAAAGCCGGTTGCCATCAGGATGATCTATGAAGTCAGCCAGCGCGTATCCATTCCAATAATCGGCATGGGGGGAATACAGTCAGCAGAAGATGTCATCGAGTTTTTCCTTGCCGGTGCGAGTGCTGCTGCTGTAGGAACACAAAACTTTGTAGATCCATATATTTGTCCCAAAATCATAGATGAATTGCCGGAAATAATAGCTAAGCTCGGGGCAGACCATATTTCGGAATTAACGGGAAGGAGCTGGAAGAAGAATGAAAGACTCGCTTATTATCGCCCTTGA
- a CDS encoding YicC/YloC family endoribonuclease gives MVVSMTGFGRSRAESERFSVTVEVKTVNHRFCEFHIRMPRQLLKMEEKIKKKLGEHIKRGRVEVFVTLEGEGIVSRSVHIDWEALDELVHHITEIKNRYSITGDIELRDIVSREEIIHIEEIEAENDELELLVLSAVEDAGNQLVHMRKLEGSALEKDVLQHIQQLKENIASVNKLAPDVVEQYRDRLSKKMAELMDSQANEDRIFTEVAFFADKADISEEIARLESHVSQFKEILKANEPLGRKLDFLLQEMNREVNTIGSKANDSRIAREVVEMKSLLEKVKEQVQNIE, from the coding sequence ATGGTCGTCAGTATGACTGGGTTTGGAAGGAGCAGGGCTGAATCAGAGAGGTTCAGTGTCACAGTCGAGGTAAAAACGGTCAATCACCGTTTTTGTGAATTCCATATTCGCATGCCCCGGCAGCTCCTGAAAATGGAAGAAAAAATAAAAAAGAAACTCGGCGAACATATAAAAAGAGGGAGAGTCGAAGTATTTGTAACTTTGGAGGGCGAAGGCATAGTTAGTCGAAGTGTACATATTGACTGGGAAGCCCTGGACGAATTAGTCCATCACATAACTGAAATTAAAAACAGGTACAGCATAACGGGTGATATTGAGCTCCGCGATATTGTCAGCAGGGAAGAAATCATTCATATTGAGGAAATAGAAGCTGAAAATGATGAGCTTGAGCTTCTTGTCCTTTCTGCCGTTGAGGATGCAGGCAACCAGCTGGTCCATATGCGCAAGCTGGAGGGATCAGCTCTTGAAAAGGATGTGTTGCAGCATATCCAGCAGCTAAAAGAAAACATTGCGAGTGTGAACAAGCTGGCGCCGGATGTTGTAGAGCAGTACCGCGATAGGCTTAGCAAGAAAATGGCTGAATTAATGGATAGCCAGGCAAATGAAGACAGAATCTTCACCGAGGTTGCCTTCTTTGCAGATAAAGCTGATATTAGTGAAGAGATTGCCAGACTTGAGAGCCATGTAAGTCAATTTAAAGAAATTTTGAAGGCGAATGAGCCTCTCGGCAGGAAACTCGATTTTCTGCTTCAGGAAATGAATCGCGAGGTCAACACGATCGGTTCCAAGGCGAATGATTCAAGAATTGCCAGGGAAGTTGTCGAAATGAAAAGCCTCCTGGAAAAGGTTAAGGAACAAGTACAAAATATTGAGTAG